Part of the Zingiber officinale cultivar Zhangliang chromosome 6A, Zo_v1.1, whole genome shotgun sequence genome, agaagaaagaagaaaggaaactacCTGTTGGAGAGAAGGATCGACATGAGGAGCTTGCCCTCGAGCTTGGATTTGGTTggagagcggagaaaagaagggCAGCATCGCTCGTCGCCGATGGCTGAGGCTTAAGGCAGCGGAGGGATGGTAGGGTTTTAGTGCCCGTCGCGAACTCCGCGTTATGCGAAAACATAAACAGCGAAATGACACTTTTACCCTTTATATTTCTAGCATTtaataaacaaatttttttttaaaaaaataataataataataacaattttGCGTTGTAAATTGGATCTTCAACGACCTAAAACTaaagtcaattttttttcttttgtgagATCACGAATGTTAAGGACACCCAAcaatttaaaccctaatttagGAAACAAATGACTATAAATTAGTTTCGATTTCATGTGTGAAAGCTGAGCACCAAGCCCTCCTTGCCTTATCACTTCCATCCCATACcacatattatttttaaataaaaataaattacaagGAAGGAGGTGCAAAATGGCAGGAGGAGTTATCCTAAGCACGAGCAGCAAAAAGCTACACGAAGGAAAGATGACTAGCTTCGTGTTATTGGCATGCATCATGGCTTCCTCCGGCGGACTCATCTTCGGTTACGATATCGGAATATCTGGTAGATAAAATAATGAACATGAACATGAATTTGAATGATGTGATGATATTCTTTGAATGATTTATGTTTTTATGTTCGTGATCATGATCAGGCGGCGTCACGTCCATGGATTCGTTCCTTGAAAAGTTCTTCCCGTCGGTTTACGCGCAGCAGCAAGCGGACTCGAGCGCCAGTCAGTACTGCAAGTTCGACAGCGAGCTGTTGACTCTCTTCACGTCGTCGCTCTACGTCGCCGCCCTCCTCTCATCCTTCGCCGCGTCGAGGGTGACGAGGGTCAGCGGGAGGAAACTGTCCATGCTTATAGGAGGGATGACGTTCCTGGCGGGCTCCGCCATCAACGGCGCCGCCGTCAATGTCTTCATGCTCATTCTCGGCCGCGTCCTGCTCGGCATCGGAATCGGGTTCGCCAACCAGTCCGTGCCGGTGTACCTCTCCGAGATGGCCCCGGCCAAGATGAGGGGCACGCTCAACATCGGCTTCCAGCTGATGATCACCGTCGGCATCTTCGCCGCGAACCTCATCAACTACGGGACGGCGTCGATCAAGGGCGGGTGGGGGTGGCGCGTCAGCCTCGGCCTGGCGGCGGTCCCGGCCATCATCATGAGCGTCGGCGCGTTAGTCCTGCCGGACACACCCAACTCGCTCCTCGAGCGCGGCTTCGCGGAGGAGGCCAAGAAAATGCTCCAGAAAATCCGCGGCACcgacgacatccaagaagagtaCGACGACTTGATCGCCGCCAGCGAAGAGGCGAAGACCGTCAAGAGCCCATGGTCCAACATCCTGCAGAACAAGTACAGGCCCCAGCTCATCATGGCCATCCTCATCCCCTTCTTCCAGCAACTCACCGGCATCAACGTCATCATGTTCTACGCGCCGGTGCTCTTCAAGACGATCGGCTTCGGAGGCGAAGCTTCCCTGGCGTCCGCCGTCATCACCGGCATCGTCAACGTGTTCGCTACATTCGTGTCGATAGCCACCGTCGACAGGCTTGGACGCCGAGCACTCTTCCTGCAAGGAGGAGCGCAGATGCTCATATCTCAGGTATGAGTTCGAACTACAATTTAACAATCAATTACTTGATTTAATTTCCATATTTCTCATCGGCGTTATTCGCCGCATTGTTCAGGTGGTGGTGGGCACGCTGATCGGGCTCAAATTCGGAACCTCCGGCGAGGCGACGGAGCTGTCCAAGGGCTACGCCAGCATCATCGTGCTGTTCATCTGCGTCTACGTCGCCGCCTTCGCGTGGTCGTGGGGCCCTCTCGGGTGGCTGGTGCCTAGCGAGATCTTCCCGCTGGAGATCCGGTCGGCCGGGCAGAGTATCACGGTGTCCGTCAACATGTTCTTCACTTTCATCATCGCCCAGGTCTTCCTCTTAGCGCTCTGCCACATGAAGTTCGGGCTCTTCTACTTCTTCGGCGGCTGGGTGGTGATCATGACGGCGTTCATCTACTTCTTCCTGCCTGAAACCAAGAACGTGCCCATTGAGGAGATCATTCTGGTCTGGAAGCAGCACTGGTTCTGGGGCAAGTTCATCGCCGACGAAGACATTCACGTCGGCGAGCATGCCTTCAAGAACACAAGCGCATGAACAACGAAGCAAGCGGCGATGCTATAAACTTAAATGGACATTGATTGAAAGTGAGCTTGAATTGCTGGTGTTGCTATCTCTCTGTACATTTCCCTACGAGTTCTTGGTGCCAATTCAAAAGGATAACGTTGGTTTCCTTTGTGTTGATCACTCTTCTGTTTCATGGGGTTTTGTTCATTaattctaaaataataataaatcaacaaaaacaaacaaacaaacaatcaacAAATAATTTCATTTGTTAGACCATCAAATGAACTACAGGAACAGCATATTTACACACATAGTAACCAATTTGACGAGTCCTTCAAATTTCATATCAGAATTAGGAGCACAAAGCTATGAGAAATAAACTCAACTCAGAACTGGAGTTTTGAAGAATACGCGATCACAGCGTAAATGTTCGAACCAATGTTTGACATGAATGCAACACAATCAGGTATGACAGATTCACAATTCGCAATTTCAACAACAGTACTAGTTACATGATACTTGAAAAAACATCGTGATCGAATATTAAAACTCCCTTGTCATTTGTTTTGAAAGTGCAACACAATTTGTGGGGTCTTTCCAAACACACAGATGATCATGTATTATCTCCCAACTTCGAGGGTCTATAAGCAAGAAAGCCACATTAAGTCTGAGTTCAGCATGTTCCTGTAAAACTACAAACCCGCAACAATgttattttaatcaatttttatCAAATACTATTTTCAATTGATATTATATAATGGCAAATAATGAAACAAATAATGGTACTCATAATTAACTGATTGTGCTCGGCTAACCCATTTAAGATCATATGACATTTCATGTGCAAACAACAAACATTAATCTGTATATTAAGGGAGTTGGATTAGAATAAAACATTTAACAAGCCAATAAGACAGACTCCCTTGACATATTAACATGAACTACCATTATATATAATGGTTTTCCTGTTTAATTTAGTTGGAAAAATCAAACAAGGTTGATAGTTCATCAACAAGTAAACTACATTAAACCTTAGATGCTTAGTCCTACAGCTTATTCTCCCTTCAATTACCCTCTCACacaattcattattttttttagaaaaaagaaCACAATTCATGATTTGACCCATAAACTAGTTTCTATAAAATTATTCTCATAATAGAAAGTTGTCCCTCAATTTAGTATCTccatgattttgaattttttgattatTAGAATAGTAAACCGAACTATTCTATGGATGTTTGAAACTCTTCTAATCTTCAACATGGACACATTAGCCATCCACTTTCACTTaatacatttatttttaaatactGCAATCAGAAGGAATAGTAGATCTTTCTTCCTATTACTCGGTCTAATTTTACAGCCTAAATTAATAGTCACAAAAACATTCCACACCTAAAGCTAAGACGTTCAAAGCCTGCtccttaaataatttaaatttatgtaATCTCTCTTTCATCAGCAATAGTTGTCATTACCATACACATGAAAAAATTTGGTACAAGTGAAGCACTTCAGAGATGACAACGGAGTTTGTACCTGACGGAGAAAAGGAGCAAGGTGGATCTTCACTTCATCTTTCAGAATCAATAAGCAAGAATAGTAATTATGAGAAATTCAGAAACTGCATGAGATCTTATCATCTTAATATAGCAACAAGTGACCTGCAGGTAtgacttgaaaattttttaaaaaaaaatctgccaAAATGTAGGAGCAAAGAACTTTACAAAGCAAATGGTTAAATCAAACAAAGAAGAATATATAGACTTACCTTTTCTCCAGGCCATCCATCAGTCTCACTCCTTAATAGGATCTTACTCTATCAAGGAAAATGTGGAAAACTTATCTAACTCTGGAGATTAGGCACATGAATCATACCACATGATTGAAAGCATGATCAAGTTCTATTTACAAACACAAACCCATCACATTTTTTATTGGCTTGATGAAATATAACTATTATTAATGTCTTCAGAGATATTCGCAGATACAGGTTCTGAGAATTGATGCAAATGCTCACTGACACTGAtacatggtatgtaaagatagCCTTTTCTTGACAATATTGTATAAAAGTTCCAAGCTACATCACTATGTTCAATCTATCAGAAAGAACATTGCATGCCTTAATAATTGGATGACAATTGCACCTACAACAAGAAACTAATGCTCCCTGCTAGAAGATCTTGAGATCATGCTAAAAGAACAAGATAGACAGTGTGGCATTAGTGGTGTCCCAATAGAATTGATTGTCTGTTGTCCATAGAGAAATGAATTATATGGCCTCCTGCAACCAGGGCAACCCCCATCATCCTCAAGAATCCTCTTGTGGCAGAAGAGGCAGAGTCGAAAGCCACACGAACAAGGGAAGAACCTGGAGTCCGTTGGATCCAAATCCTCATAACAGATAGGGCATGGGCAAGGCAACAAAAGGGTGTCTTTCTGTTGGCCAACCAAGCAAAGCTTTTGATCTACTTTAGCAGGGAAGCTCCACTGCTTGGAGATACTGGGAAGGCTACGGGGCCTAGATGCATCATCCGGTTTCCAAGCTCTAGGAGCACTTCTAATGGGTTCTGGCCTTGTGGTAGGTCGGCTAGCGATTGGAGAAGCAGTTGCAACCGATGAAAGGGCCGCAGGGACAAGATGATCCTCAGGGTCATGGTCGGCCAAGTCATTCACTTCTGATATGGCGTCCGCCACCGCCTCCCAATCGTCAAGCACCCCATCGTCTACATGATCGTCCTCCTCATCAGCATCCGTAACACTCGGCGAACTAGAATCAGTACTGCGTCTGCGTATCATACTTCCTCGCTGATGTGGCATCGGAGGAGGGCCCGAATCACTGCGCCTCTGCCGATGGGGAGCTTCATCCTCGCCTATCATCCTAATCTTACTGCCACCAACATCTTTCCGTGACAGCGAGGGATGATCCTCGCCCAAAATCTTGCAATCATCCTCGCCCTTGGCTGATCCCCCAACCACAGCAGAAGAACCCATCAAAGGAGGGATCAAAAGCAAACTAATTCAAAAGAAACAAAACGGGGTTTAAAAACACAAACTTTGAGAAAGCCATTGCTCGCGACCGGCATCGGACCTGCAATGCTTCAACTTGCCCGATCGATTCGTCTACGGTAGTGGAGGCAAAATAAAAAGAGACGGCGATGAGATTCAAATCGAAAGAGTGTTGAGTGGATGATGATCTAAGACTTGTTCTTACCCGCTTCTTCTTCGCGCTGTTTGCCATCGCGTCGTAACCCATGGGATCGCGCTTCTCTCTCGCTGTGTCTCGCTTTCTCACTGCGATCGGGGAAGAAGAGATCTAAAACCCTAACGAGGAGCGGAGGAGGACGCGAGGAGAATATGACGCTGACAGCTGAGGGAGAGTGCGGGCCCTTTTATCGATGGCTCGACCGACAAAAAAAATCCATTTAATCCAAAGATTTCAACAATCAGTAAATCaccattattttattattaaaaggacttaccatttaaaaataatttttaaaaatagcataaatattttaatcttaaataaaatgtattttattaataaaactaattttataaaactcataaaaatattttagtaTTTAACTCCTTTACAAAGTGGCTCGTAGAATTATCACAAATTTAAATCATCTAATTAGTTTTGATTTATTAATGTTGTCCATAATAAATAAATGTGTTGACTATAAATTTAATAATTCAGACCACTTATGGCATTAAATaagttaatataataatattatctTAATTTCTGGTAACtacaaaaatattatatttgaagTAATTTAATTATCTTAGTAATTGATGTTAAAATGATAAATATTttgatagttttaattttttttaaacatttaagaaattaaataagtcTAATGAGATGGAAATTTCTGACTGACTAACTAATACATAAAAAAGTATATTTACATTGCTCCACATTTAACAACTTCCAAATTACTTCCAGAGTTCCAAAGACTTGGGTTTTTGACGATTCACAATCTTtaaaatcaacaaaaaaaaaaatgcttaagaactttaaaattattattattattttatcgcTGCAATGATAACGTGTTCGAATTATTCTAAAATAGATAACTAAAATTTGCAATTAAACCAAAATTACTATATTTTACTGCACTCAGAGAAATGTGAATTCTAGATTTAGCCTTGGAATCCACTCGAGAATCGAAAAAACAGACTGAGAATACTctgaaattttacaaaatttctaaaagcacTTTAGCGATAATGAAATTCTACaacatttttagaaaaaaaaatccgaTCTCTCAGAATATGATGGGATTACATAAATTTACAGAGTAGAAGATTAGCTACGAGCTCACTGGTTTGCCGTTCAATTTGGGGAATGGATCTTGCTTGCTGAGGACCACCACTTTGTTCTTGTGAGAAATGTAACCCTTGGTGAGATTCTTAAAAATCAGAATAGCCATTATGCATTCGGCCTACAGTCGATGGGAGAATCATCTCATTGGAGAAATAAAAATGGAAGCAGAATTGTCATGAAAGGCAAACGATGTGATACAGAGGAGGACGGCGATCGGAGTATACCTCATCCATGTCCATGTCCATTCCAAGCCAGTTCAAAGCTTTTACTGCGGTTTCTATCTTCAATTGGTGTGCCTTACTGGGGTCTTTTTGTTTCTGAAGCACATAACTGTAGAAAGGGGAAAAAATGATGATGCTTTTAAGTAgttgaaaatttaaacttatcTAGAGAAACTTTACATTTtcttcatcaatctttgataaacCTGGAGCTCCAGTTTCTCCAAAACAAGATATACACCAGATCGTAAGAATCTGAGGGTTGAAAAGCATCAAAAGTGAAATTCCAATGGTTGTTTGCGAAAATAATGGGGAGACAACTGAAAAATACCTGTCCTCATGCTCCCGGAGGGCTCGTCGGAGCAATCTTAGATC contains:
- the LOC121997107 gene encoding sugar transport protein MST6-like, which translates into the protein MAGGVILSTSSKKLHEGKMTSFVLLACIMASSGGLIFGYDIGISGGVTSMDSFLEKFFPSVYAQQQADSSASQYCKFDSELLTLFTSSLYVAALLSSFAASRVTRVSGRKLSMLIGGMTFLAGSAINGAAVNVFMLILGRVLLGIGIGFANQSVPVYLSEMAPAKMRGTLNIGFQLMITVGIFAANLINYGTASIKGGWGWRVSLGLAAVPAIIMSVGALVLPDTPNSLLERGFAEEAKKMLQKIRGTDDIQEEYDDLIAASEEAKTVKSPWSNILQNKYRPQLIMAILIPFFQQLTGINVIMFYAPVLFKTIGFGGEASLASAVITGIVNVFATFVSIATVDRLGRRALFLQGGAQMLISQVVVGTLIGLKFGTSGEATELSKGYASIIVLFICVYVAAFAWSWGPLGWLVPSEIFPLEIRSAGQSITVSVNMFFTFIIAQVFLLALCHMKFGLFYFFGGWVVIMTAFIYFFLPETKNVPIEEIILVWKQHWFWGKFIADEDIHVGEHAFKNTSA
- the LOC121997106 gene encoding uncharacterized protein LOC121997106, translating into MGYDAMANSAKKKRTNRSGKLKHCRSDAGREQWLSQTKGEDDCKILGEDHPSLSRKDVGGSKIRMIGEDEAPHRQRRSDSGPPPMPHQRGSMIRRRSTDSSSPSVTDADEEDDHVDDGVLDDWEAVADAISEVNDLADHDPEDHLVPAALSSVATASPIASRPTTRPEPIRSAPRAWKPDDASRPRSLPSISKQWSFPAKVDQKLCLVGQQKDTLLLPCPCPICYEDLDPTDSRFFPCSCGFRLCLFCHKRILEDDGGCPGCRRPYNSFLYGQQTINSIGTPLMPHCLSCSFSMISRSSSREH